The genomic stretch AGACGTGTCGGCGTGTAAAATCAGGGCCATGAGTCACCTTCAGGAGATAGAGTCCATATTCATTTGTAATGCTCATTGGTGCAGGTCATTGTAAAGCTCATACATCAGGCAGCCATCACCAGTTGGTTGAATCACCCTTCAACATCTCAGTAGTCATGTCTTCTGGGTGGAATGAATGAGCAATCATGTGCTAGACATCAGAAAGCCTCCCTGAAGGCCAACGAATGACTGACTCTGTCATACTCTTTGGTCTCAGGTAACGTCAGCTGAGGCCATGTGTAATAACTGCTGAGCAGAGGTTAGGCCACAGTGAGTGGAGTAATAAATATGATAGTACTGATCAACCATTTGAGGCATTCATTCATAGCGCACAGTTTTCTGATAACTGCATTTTTCATCTGTTATCgcaatatattttacatttattgacTATTTGTGTCATTcactttacattacatgtccTTATTCGTTGCTTTTGTTACTAAGATGGTGTGTAATAATCAACCAATAAATGCCTTACATGCATATTTCTACACAGGCAGTCAAGAAGGGAGCCAGTCAAACTGTCATTGGTCTCATATTTGGCTGCTATGCTGTCTGCAATTTCATTGGCTCATTGATAATGGGGAAATATGTAAGTATATGGCTCTATTTCTTATCAGTATATGAAGTGTGATGTGCTGCCCAGATCTACAGTGATTTACTCTCTGTTTGTCATTGTATCAGATTGTCCAAATTGGTGCAAAGTTTATGCTGGTGATGGGGCTTTTTGTTTCGTCAGGCTGCACCATTCTGTTTGGGTAAGTGTTGGTCCTGTTGATAATAATGATAGCCACAGAAACCCATTAAGCACAGTTTTGTAACTAGGAGGTGTTTGGCTGCATATGAGGCAAGTCTATAAAGTCTTGATACAAGTTATTTCTCTGTACCAAAGAGCTCCATTGTCaaaatcaatttaaaacatcaatgagccacactgtccCTTCAATATAATGAACTGAAGTTTTTTTGGAGTCAAATTCACATACAACGTCCTGCTGCTATAAATAATGTAGAGCACCAGATGTGTATGAATCTGCAGATAAAAGATGTTCCAAAAAATGCACCATTTTCTCCAACATTCGCTTTAACTACAATGCCCAGctgttttataaaatgatttGGCCCTTTTTGGTGAAACAATACATGTTTGATAGGAATGAATAGAGTTGGCactgagagccacagacagggtTGGAAAGTGGGAAAGTAATGAGTGACAGACTAACACAGACATCGCGGgcccattttcattttcatgggatttgtttacaGAAAGAAACATAGAATAATGCCAGCCTCGCCTTAAAGATAGATGTAAAGGTCAGAAAATGACAGAAGCTGCCATATAGCACAGTATTGTATTGGCAATATATACATGGGTCTTTGTGAATGTATTGTTATTCCCCACTTTATTTGAATGTGGATCAATGTGGGTTTGTGATTTAATTTAGTGTAAAAACTAGTTGTAATGTCTTTTAGTTGGACTATTTAAGAACAAACTAACAGCCCGTTTTATcattttgtttcaatgtttctattttgtttcacataatttgttttttttttgctttcttttctcGCAGGTTACTCAATCGGGTACCTGCGGGACCCATTTTCATAACTCTGTGCTTCGTAGTGAGGTCCATAGACGCTTTAGGCTTTGCCGCTGCGATGACCTCCTCTTTTGCCATGACAGCAAAAATATTCCCAAACAATGTGGCAACTGTTTTGGTGAGTGTAGACAACCCTTGTGCGACTGGCATGTTGTTTATGAGACATTAGAATcacgagaaaaacaaaaaaagcgtTGTTTTGTATCTCCCATTTCTCCCAGTCTCATGGAAAATAATACATATCTTCTGGCATGTGTTGCAATAGCCGTTATGCTGAGGAAATGCTCAGATTCGTCTTACATATTTCAATGTGCtgcaattctctctctttagggtAGTTTGGAGATTTTCACAGGACTTGGTCTTATTCTGGGGCCACCGGTCGGAGGGTGGTTCTACCAGTCTTTTGGATATGAAGTTCCTTTTATGCTTCTTGGGTGTTTCCTGTTGATTATGGTTCCATTCAACATATACGTCTTGCCAAACATAGGTAATGGTTTCAACATGTTATTATCTATATTTCAGTAATTTCAATAaagtaatcttttttttttctcggaTTGGAACCGTGAGCTGTAATTTGTGCTTCTGTCCGCTCAGATTCAGACCCCTCGAAGGATTCGTTCTTTCGACTTCTCACCAAAGTGAAAATCGTCCTGATCTGCTATGTGATATTCACTCTGAGTGCAGGACTGGGCTTCTTGGATGCCACTTTGTCCCTGTTTGCTATGGAGAGGGTAATTTCCTGTCTTTTGATAAAGTCAACTTACTGCGGAAAGAAAGTTTATCAAGCTTtgagttttttcccccctctttgTTGGATGTAGTTTACTCTCTCATCTGGCTACGTGGGACTCATCATGCTCGGTTTGTCGTTACCATACTGTCTGGCATCACCGCTGATTGGGTATTTCACTGATAAATATCCTGTGAGTATGAAAGCAAATGTGGATTATTCTTTCATAATTGTAAGTTTGTCATAtgaagtagtgtgtgtgtgtgtgtgtgtgtgtgtgtgtgtgtgtgtgtgtgtgtgtgtgtgtgtgtgtgtgtgtgtgtgtgtgtgtgtgtgtgtgtgtgtgtgtgtgtgtgtgtgtgtgtgtgtgtgtgtgtgtgtgtgtgtgtgtgtgtgtgtgtgtgtgtgtgtgtgtgtgtgtgtgtgtgtgtgtgtgtgtgtgtgtgtgtgtgtgtgtgtgtgtgtgtgtgtgtgtgtgtgtgtgtgtgtgtgtgtgtgtgtgtgtgtgtgtgatcagacCACCAGGTCTTGGTTCATGGTGATAGGGGGTGTCGCCACAGCCATTGGCTTCTCAATGCTCGGTCCCGTCCCTTTCCTTCACATCCCGAGGTGAGCATGTGGTAAAGATGGAAAGACTCTACTTTCAAAGAAAAGTCccatttttggaaatatgcttattctaTTGATCAGTTATTTGTTTGTATAAGGGATGGGAAGCACCATCAAGTCCTAAAAGTAACATAAGGCAAAGTGTAATACCACAGGACCCCCCaccatttcttttgtttcccttcAGCCAACCCACTTCACCCTGATCCCCACCCTTTAACTCCTGACATGATGAACCATCTTCAacataaagaaaacacacacacacacacacacacacacacacatacacacagagtagtACAACCTAGCCATTCCTCCCAACCCCATCCCCCTGCTACCCAGGAATCCCATGACCAAATAAACCAACAGCATTCAGAGACAAAGGAATTAGATAATTAAAATAGTTTCCTCCATGATGATATCCACAGAAATAGCCAACATAACAAATAAGAATTTGCATATAGTATATTATGTAGTGATTTGTATGCATAGTATGTATAATAGTCTGAGTAAACGAGCACGCAAACTACATAAAATCCAAAATTGAAAAACATGGTTATAAccacaaatatttattatagaACATTGATTTTCTCTAGTTGCTTTGACCAGCAGatcatattttgtgtttttggctTTATTTAATCATACAGTAGAAAGCTCCAGCTGTGCAATATCCCGCTGAGAAGAGAGCCTTCCCCTCTAATATTATCTGTTCATTTAATatgctacagccagcagccttttagcttagcttagcataaagactggaaacaaggggAAATAACTAGCCTGGCTCCGAGGGAAGGTCACAAAATGTGCACCATCAaattggttgtgtgtgtgtgtgtgtgtgtgtgtgtgtgtgtgtgtgtgtgtgtgtgtgtgtgttgtgtgtgtgtgtgtgtgtgtgtgtgtgtgtgtgtgtgtgtgtgtgtgtgtgtgtgtgtgtgtgtgtgtgtgtgtgtgtgtgtgtgtgtgtgtgtgtgtgtgtgtgtgtgtgtgtgtgtgtgtgtgtgtgtgtgcgtaataGAGAAAACAAACCGGATTAAAAAGGACTTGAGCCTGTAATTGAGTATGCATCCATTGTGctgttgctacttttacttacatTAAAGAGTTGAGTACTTCCTCCAACAATCACTCACAGTACTCAGTAAGTATTGTGTTGCTGCCTCAAAACAGATTCCCACAGGTTAACAGTACTAACTtgtatgtttttctgtgtgtatgtgtgtgtgtttgtatgtgcagTAATCTGTGGTTGCTGATCATCATGCTTGGTGTAATTGGGTTTTCTCTGGGCATGACTGCAATCCCCACGTTCCCTGAGATCATCACATGTGCAAAGTGAGTGGCTTCACATGTTGTGCTactacattcatatatatatatatataatgcaagGTGAAACataattttcttttcattgtaGGGAACAAGGATATGAAGAAGGATTAAGCACTCTTGGAATGGTGTCTGGACTGTTTGGGGCCGTTTGGTCCATGGGGTAAATCCCAAAGCCATGTGTTTTTTAGTAGCCATCTgaatctagaaaaaaaaaaaaaacggcgtAGATATGAAATCCATTGTCTCACTGGTTGGTAATTATTTCCTGCCCTTTGATTTTTACTGTTTTGATtatgattttaaaatgtaattatttttattttttttttaaaggatgtTTTATGGCCCAATAGTGGGTGGCCTTATCACACAACATCTGAGCTTTGAGTGGGCCGCTACAGTCCAAGGAGGCTTGGCGCTTTTGGGTGTAAGTATCAGTTTGTGCAGTGTTCACGTGAGAAAAGGACACATGAAGCTCTCACTTGCATTAAGGTCTGGGCGATATGATGATATTgtcaaaatgctataaaaataaTCGTATCTATTGTTTTTATCCCGATGCTGAAAAAGGACAAAGTCATTTGGACAAAGCTTTATGTTGTTATCCTTGCACATTATGTTAATTTTGCACTCTGTGCTTTTCATTTGGCAAGTATTTAAAACAGGAGTATACAAAAATAAGCTTCACCATGTTGTAATTTCATATAgactatttatttacttatttattgaattaccaGAAAACATGATGTATTGTGATGTATATCGTAGAATGACATATATCCTGATAGAAGATTCcggccatattgcccagccctattagcattgttattgtgttcttttgttttgaaagaTCCCAGTTTACAGTTTATGACCATGTTATCAAGAATAAAGGATTAGTTACTCATGCAGTCAGCCTAGGGACTATGGTCACACAACTGATTTAAAAGCCTGTTAAATGTCAGTGTGA from Perca fluviatilis chromosome 20, GENO_Pfluv_1.0, whole genome shotgun sequence encodes the following:
- the slc18b1 gene encoding MFS-type transporter SLC18B1 isoform X2; this translates as MDSQVELQQTDNSTTAESTDHPPRMTRQQTLTLISMASVNFSSMICYSILGPFFPNEAVKKGASQTVIGLIFGCYAVCNFIGSLIMGKYIVQIGAKFMLVMGLFVSSGCTILFGLLNRVPAGPIFITLCFVVRSIDALGFAAAMTSSFAMTAKIFPNNVATVLGSLEIFTGLGLILGPPVGGWFYQSFGYEVPFMLLGCFLLIMVPFNIYVLPNIDSDPSKDSFFRLLTKVKIVLICYVIFTLSAGLGFLDATLSLFAMERFTLSSGYVGLIMLGLSLPYCLASPLIGYFTDKYPTTRSWFMVIGGVATAIGFSMLGPVPFLHIPSNLWLLIIMLGVIGFSLGMTAIPTFPEIITCAKEQGYEEGLSTLGMVSGLFGAVWSMGMFYGPIVGGLITQHLSFEWAATVQGGLALLGALSLAVYYLCHPPQHQSVREDSLRTDESTPLLTE
- the slc18b1 gene encoding MFS-type transporter SLC18B1 isoform X1 yields the protein MDSQVELQQTADNSTTAESTDHPPRMTRQQTLTLISMASVNFSSMICYSILGPFFPNEAVKKGASQTVIGLIFGCYAVCNFIGSLIMGKYIVQIGAKFMLVMGLFVSSGCTILFGLLNRVPAGPIFITLCFVVRSIDALGFAAAMTSSFAMTAKIFPNNVATVLGSLEIFTGLGLILGPPVGGWFYQSFGYEVPFMLLGCFLLIMVPFNIYVLPNIDSDPSKDSFFRLLTKVKIVLICYVIFTLSAGLGFLDATLSLFAMERFTLSSGYVGLIMLGLSLPYCLASPLIGYFTDKYPTTRSWFMVIGGVATAIGFSMLGPVPFLHIPSNLWLLIIMLGVIGFSLGMTAIPTFPEIITCAKEQGYEEGLSTLGMVSGLFGAVWSMGMFYGPIVGGLITQHLSFEWAATVQGGLALLGALSLAVYYLCHPPQHQSVREDSLRTDESTPLLTE
- the slc18b1 gene encoding MFS-type transporter SLC18B1 isoform X3 — its product is MGKYIVQIGAKFMLVMGLFVSSGCTILFGLLNRVPAGPIFITLCFVVRSIDALGFAAAMTSSFAMTAKIFPNNVATVLGSLEIFTGLGLILGPPVGGWFYQSFGYEVPFMLLGCFLLIMVPFNIYVLPNIDSDPSKDSFFRLLTKVKIVLICYVIFTLSAGLGFLDATLSLFAMERFTLSSGYVGLIMLGLSLPYCLASPLIGYFTDKYPTTRSWFMVIGGVATAIGFSMLGPVPFLHIPSNLWLLIIMLGVIGFSLGMTAIPTFPEIITCAKEQGYEEGLSTLGMVSGLFGAVWSMGMFYGPIVGGLITQHLSFEWAATVQGGLALLGALSLAVYYLCHPPQHQSVREDSLRTDESTPLLTE